In Chanodichthys erythropterus isolate Z2021 chromosome 11, ASM2448905v1, whole genome shotgun sequence, a single window of DNA contains:
- the slc17a6b gene encoding vesicular glutamate transporter 2.1 codes for METQREPGFMPSKEGLKQLAGKTLGHVYKVLERRQKPGDNIELTEDGRPTQTSEKKPPLCDCTCFGLPRRYIIAIMSGLGFCISFGIRCNLGVAIVSMVNNSTVHLNGKIVIKEKAKFNWDPEIVGMIHGSFFWGYIVTQIPGGYISSRLAANRVFGAAIFLTSTLNMFIPTAARAHYGCVIFVRILQGLVEGVTYPACHGIWSKWAPPLERSRLATTSFCGSYAGAVIAMPLAGILVQYSGWSSVFYVYGCFGIFWYMFWILVSYESPAVHPTISAEERCFIEESIGESAKLLGPAEKYKTPWKKFFTSMPVYAIIVANFCRSWTFYLLLISQPAYFEEVFGFEISKVGMLSALPHLVMTIIVPIGGQIADYLRSKNILSTTTVRKIMNCGGFGMEATLLLVVGYSHSKGMAISFLVLAVGFSGFAISGFNVNHLDIAPRYASILMGISNGVGTLSGMVCPLIVGAMTKHKTREEWQYVFLIASLVHYGGVIFYGIFASGEKQPWADPELTSDEKCGFIDEDELAEETGDITQSYGALGGPAKTYGATTQLNGGWAEGWDKREVFVQDGVEEEGYGYRQGGDYS; via the exons ATGGAGACTCAGAGGGAGCCTGGTTTTATGCCCAGCAAAGAGGGGCTGAAGCAACTAGCGGGGAAGACACTGGGGCACGTGTacaa AGTGCTAGAAAGGAGGCAAAAACCTGGCGACAACATTGAATTGACCGAGGATGGACGGCCTACACAGACCAGCGAGAAAAAGCCACCTTTGTGCGACTGCACGTGCTTTGGACTTCCGCGCCGCTACATCATCGCCATAATGAGCGGCCTCGGGTTCTGCATCTCCTTCGGTATTCGGTGCAACTTAGGCGTGGCAATAGTGAGCATGGTGAACAACAGCACCGTTCACCTGAACGGAAAGATCGTCATCAAAGAG AAGGCAAAGTTCAACTGGGACCCGGAAATAGTTGGAATGATTCATGGCTCCTTTTTCTGGGGTTATATTGTGACACAAATTCCCGGAGGATACATTTCCTCTAGACTGGCGGCAAACAG GGTATTTGGCGCAGCCATTTTCCTCACGTCCACACTGAATATGTTCATCCCCACAGCTGCACGTGCTCACTATGGTTGCGTCATATTCGTCAGGATATTACAAGGGCTTGTAGAG GGTGTGACCTACCCAGCCTGTCATGGGATCTGGAGTAAATGGGCCCCTCCACTGGAAAGAAGCCGTCTAGCCACAACCTCTTTCTGTG GTTCCTATGCTGGAGCTGTCATTGCTATGCCTCTAGCTGGGATCCTGGTGCAGTACTCTGGCTGGtcatctgttttctatgtcTATG GGTGCTTTGGGATATTCTGGTATATGTTTTGGATCTTGGTGTCATATGAGAGCCCAGCTGTACATCCCACCATCAGTGCTGAAGAACGCTGCTTCATTGAGGAGAGCATCGGAGAGAGCGCTAAGCTGCTAGGTCCTGCAGAA AAATACAAGACACCTTGGAAGAAATTTTTCACATCCATGCCTGTCTATGCAATCATTGTGGCCAACTTCTGCAGGAGTTGGACCTTCTACTTGCTGCTCATCAGCCAGCCTGCATACTTCGAGGAGGTGTTTGGCTTTGAGATTAGCAAG GTTGGCATGCTGTCAGCCCTGCCCCATCTGGTGATGACCATTATAGTACCCATTGGGGGACAGATAGCTGATTACCTTCGCAGCAAAAACATCCTGTCAACTACTACAGTTCGGAAGATCATGAACTGCGGAG GCTTTGGTATGGAGGCCACTCTATTACTGGTTGTTGGTTACTCTCACAGTAAAGGGATGGCCATTTCATTCCTTGTGTTGGCTGTCGGCTTCAGTGGATTTGCAATATCAG GTTTTAATGTCAATCATTTAGACATTGCTCCTCGCTATGCCAGTATCCTCATGGGAATCTCTAATGGAGTGGGAACTCTGTCAGGAATGGTGTGTCCTCTTATAGTGGGTGCCATGACCAAACACAAG ACCCGAGAAGAGTGGCAGTATGTGTTCCTTATCGCTTCCCTGGTGCATTATGGTGGTGTAATCTTCTATGGCATCTTCGCCTCGGGGGAGAAGCAGCCGTGGGCAGATCCGGAGCTGACCAGTGACGAGAAGTGTGGTTTCATTGATGAAGATGAGCTGGCTGAAGAAACGGGGGACATCACCCAGAGCTACGGTGCCCTGGGAGGTCCAGCCAAGACCTACGGTGCCACCACACAGTTGAACGGAGGATGGGCAGAAGGATGGGATAAACGAGAGGTGTTTGTACAGGATGGTGTGGAAGAAGAGGGTTATGGATACAGGCAGGGTGGGGATTACTCTTAG